One Persicobacter psychrovividus DNA window includes the following coding sequences:
- the cysD gene encoding sulfate adenylyltransferase subunit CysD, with protein MNSYNLTHLRALEAEAIYCLREVAAQFENPALLFSGGKDSIVMAYLAKKAFYPGRIPFPLVHVDTGHNFPETIAFRDKFVKDINANLIVGSVQQSIDEGKVVEEKGFNASRNALQTVTLLETIESNKFDAALGGGRRDEEKARAKERFFSHRDDFGQWDPKNQRPELWSLYNGRKHMGEHFRVFPISNWTEMDIWQYILMENIDIPSIYFAHEREVFVRDGVIYGNSDFINRRETETVEKRVVRFRTIGDMTCTGAVDSDASTLADIINEVAAARTTERGTRADDKRSEAAMEDRKKQGYF; from the coding sequence ATGAATTCATACAATCTAACACACTTAAGAGCCTTGGAGGCAGAGGCTATTTATTGCCTTCGTGAAGTGGCTGCACAGTTTGAGAACCCTGCCCTGTTGTTTTCAGGAGGAAAGGATTCCATTGTGATGGCTTACCTGGCCAAAAAAGCATTTTACCCTGGTCGTATTCCTTTCCCATTGGTGCATGTGGATACCGGTCACAACTTTCCTGAAACCATAGCGTTCCGCGATAAATTTGTGAAGGACATTAACGCCAATCTGATCGTAGGCTCTGTTCAGCAGTCTATTGATGAGGGTAAAGTTGTGGAGGAGAAAGGATTCAATGCTTCTCGAAATGCTTTGCAGACCGTTACTTTGTTGGAAACGATCGAAAGTAACAAGTTTGACGCTGCCCTCGGTGGTGGTCGCCGCGACGAAGAGAAAGCACGTGCCAAAGAGCGCTTCTTCTCTCACCGTGATGATTTCGGGCAATGGGATCCTAAAAACCAACGACCAGAATTGTGGAGCCTCTACAATGGTCGTAAGCATATGGGGGAGCACTTCCGTGTATTCCCAATTTCAAACTGGACAGAAATGGACATCTGGCAGTATATCCTGATGGAGAATATCGACATCCCTTCGATTTATTTCGCACATGAGCGTGAGGTATTTGTTCGTGATGGCGTGATCTATGGTAATTCAGATTTCATCAACCGCCGTGAAACAGAAACTGTTGAAAAGCGCGTGGTGCGCTTCCGTACTATCGGTGATATGACCTGTACTGGTGCTGTAGATTCTGACGCATCGACTTTGGCTGATATTATCAATGAGGTTGCTGCGGCCCGTACAACTGAGCGTGGTACCCGTGCCGATGACAAGCGTTCTGAAGCAGCGATGGAGGACAGAAAGAAACAAGGATATTTCTAA
- a CDS encoding rhomboid family intramembrane serine protease, which produces MNGIFNEIKNSWNRPNNGLMQLIIVNVAVFIAVILTKVVMTLAGYHQVYVEMMSYLMLPADIHTFIYRPWTIFTYFFLHEAPLHLLINMFVLYWFGSILLQFKGQGKLITLYSLGGVVGGLFYLLLFNTLPFFSEQVALSQMLGASGGVFAVVVGAATLVPNYRVNLFLLGEVRLKFIALVYVLFSLADTTGANAGGNIAHIGGALAGFIYVLSLRNHNGDISDIFSGVRGWWNSLFTKPSKIKVTHKAEFQTKYRYNNKPNVGMDVDQAVIDSILDKISANGYESLTKEEKEKLFNASKK; this is translated from the coding sequence ATGAACGGTATATTTAACGAAATAAAGAATTCCTGGAATCGCCCCAATAATGGGCTAATGCAATTGATTATCGTCAATGTAGCAGTATTTATCGCAGTAATCCTCACGAAGGTAGTCATGACATTAGCCGGATATCATCAGGTTTATGTAGAGATGATGTCCTACTTAATGCTTCCTGCTGATATTCATACTTTCATTTACCGACCGTGGACGATCTTCACCTACTTCTTTTTACATGAAGCGCCACTGCATCTGCTGATCAATATGTTTGTATTGTATTGGTTCGGAAGTATCCTGCTTCAGTTCAAAGGGCAGGGAAAGCTGATTACTTTATATAGCCTCGGTGGGGTTGTCGGTGGTTTATTTTACCTGTTACTTTTTAATACGCTTCCATTCTTCTCGGAACAAGTGGCTCTGAGCCAAATGTTAGGTGCTTCGGGAGGGGTATTTGCCGTAGTGGTTGGTGCAGCGACACTCGTTCCCAATTATCGGGTAAATTTATTTTTACTCGGTGAGGTGCGCTTAAAGTTTATTGCACTGGTGTATGTGTTGTTTTCACTTGCTGATACCACAGGTGCAAACGCTGGAGGAAATATTGCGCATATCGGTGGAGCATTGGCTGGTTTTATTTATGTGCTCAGCCTGCGGAATCATAATGGCGATATTTCTGATATTTTCTCAGGAGTCAGGGGTTGGTGGAACAGTTTGTTTACTAAACCTTCGAAGATTAAAGTAACGCATAAAGCGGAGTTTCAGACCAAATACCGCTATAACAACAAGCCCAATGTAGGGATGGATGTAGATCAGGCCGTGATTGATTCAATTCTTGATAAAATCTCTGCCAATGGCTATGAAAGCCTCACTAAAGAGGAAAAAGAAAAGCTTTTTAATGCCAGTAAAAAGTAA
- the mutL gene encoding DNA mismatch repair endonuclease MutL, producing MSDIIKLLPDALANQIAAGEVVQRPASVVKELVENAIDAHATAIQVIVKNAGKSLIQIIDNGNGMSPSDARMSFERHATSKITSSEDLFSIRTMGFRGEAIASIAAVSQVELKTRQAEDEVGTLIINEGAEFKEQTPVATAVGTSFAIKNLFFNVPARRKFLKSNQVEQKHIIEDFQRLALAHPDVAFSLNLNEREIFKLPRTKLSQRIVNIFGKNYRSQMVPMEEEVPHLKVSGYVGKPEGAKKTRGEQFIFVNNRFIKSSYLNHAITNAYDGLLNKDTYPFYVIFLEMDPEQIDINVHPTKTEIKFDDEKTVYAILQATVRQAIGAHHLAPALDFDSNVNFTPLLNIDLNPEELDKEMISTKGQDDTPVIPREEPKTFLKGFSSAASPSSEQADVFRPSPGKSQQWEQMFEQSDNTPSTYQPTTGRSENTDNNFETRTFQSRGQEQTGAITFESAANQLRKKDRLSSEFFNTEDSLSPFQVLNQFIGLPSKTGLMLIDQQAAHERILYEKYAATLVTKTGSSQQFLFPQSIQLNAADYNLVMDLEDEIRYLGFDFELREQNMISLNGIPCDCNTHGSGEQALFEGLLEQYKQNQQDLSLNRQDNIARAIARRSAIKNGTKLTIEEMRNLLEQLFACANPNYAPNGQKTYTVLDGDRMAGFFK from the coding sequence ATGTCTGATATTATCAAACTTCTTCCTGACGCATTAGCCAACCAAATTGCTGCGGGTGAGGTCGTTCAACGCCCTGCCTCCGTAGTTAAAGAGTTGGTAGAAAATGCGATTGATGCCCATGCCACCGCCATTCAGGTGATCGTAAAAAATGCAGGAAAATCCCTCATTCAGATCATTGACAATGGTAATGGGATGAGCCCTTCGGATGCGCGCATGAGTTTTGAGCGGCATGCGACCTCCAAGATTACCTCTTCGGAAGACCTATTTTCTATTCGCACCATGGGGTTTCGTGGCGAAGCGATCGCTTCTATTGCCGCCGTATCTCAGGTGGAGCTGAAAACTCGGCAGGCCGAGGATGAAGTAGGAACACTTATTATTAATGAAGGCGCTGAATTTAAGGAGCAAACACCGGTAGCCACCGCTGTGGGCACCTCTTTTGCGATCAAGAACTTATTCTTCAATGTTCCTGCACGCCGAAAATTTCTAAAAAGTAACCAGGTAGAGCAGAAACATATTATTGAAGATTTTCAGCGCCTCGCACTGGCACACCCTGATGTGGCCTTCTCGCTGAACCTCAACGAGCGGGAGATTTTCAAGCTGCCACGCACGAAGCTTTCGCAGCGCATCGTCAATATTTTCGGTAAAAATTACCGCAGCCAGATGGTCCCTATGGAAGAAGAGGTACCACATTTAAAAGTATCGGGCTATGTAGGGAAACCCGAGGGGGCAAAAAAAACCCGTGGCGAGCAATTTATCTTTGTGAATAACCGCTTTATAAAAAGCAGTTACCTGAACCATGCCATTACGAATGCTTATGACGGCCTGCTGAACAAAGATACTTACCCATTTTATGTCATCTTTCTGGAGATGGACCCTGAGCAGATTGACATCAATGTGCACCCGACCAAAACAGAGATTAAGTTTGATGATGAAAAAACGGTATATGCCATTTTGCAGGCAACCGTTCGTCAGGCCATTGGTGCGCATCACCTGGCTCCTGCCCTTGATTTTGACAGTAACGTCAATTTCACACCCCTACTGAATATCGACCTCAACCCCGAGGAACTTGACAAAGAGATGATCAGTACCAAAGGACAGGATGATACGCCCGTTATTCCACGTGAGGAACCCAAAACCTTTCTGAAAGGATTTTCCTCTGCGGCTTCCCCTTCCAGTGAGCAAGCCGATGTGTTCAGGCCTTCCCCGGGGAAAAGCCAGCAATGGGAACAGATGTTTGAACAGAGCGACAACACACCGTCCACTTACCAGCCAACGACTGGGCGTTCGGAAAATACGGATAACAATTTTGAAACCAGGACTTTCCAATCTCGCGGACAGGAACAAACAGGGGCGATTACTTTTGAAAGCGCCGCCAATCAGTTGCGAAAAAAAGACCGCCTGAGTTCGGAGTTTTTCAATACGGAAGATTCCCTGAGCCCTTTTCAGGTACTGAATCAGTTTATTGGTTTGCCTTCGAAAACAGGGCTGATGCTCATTGATCAGCAAGCGGCACATGAACGCATTCTGTATGAAAAATACGCAGCGACACTGGTTACTAAAACAGGCTCCTCTCAGCAATTTCTATTTCCTCAGAGTATTCAACTCAATGCCGCTGACTACAATCTGGTGATGGATCTTGAAGATGAAATTCGTTACCTCGGCTTTGATTTTGAACTTCGTGAGCAAAACATGATTAGCCTTAACGGCATCCCCTGCGACTGCAATACCCACGGCAGCGGTGAACAAGCGCTTTTTGAGGGCTTGCTTGAGCAGTACAAACAAAATCAGCAAGACCTTTCCCTGAACCGACAGGATAACATTGCCCGCGCAATTGCCCGTCGGTCAGCGATAAAAAATGGCACAAAACTGACCATCGAAGAGATGAGAAACCTGCTCGAGCAACTGTTTGCCTGCGCAAACCCGAACTATGCCCCCAATGGACAAAAAACCTATACGGTACTCGATGGGGACCGCATGGCGGGTTTCTTTAAGTAA
- the pheS gene encoding phenylalanine--tRNA ligase subunit alpha, translating to MKEKVEELKKEIEAYIVETAEELEQYRMKFISRKSVVGDLFNELKTADQEVKREMGRTLNELKNIATNRFKSFVDDLETKEGSEKLANVPDLTLPPVADQLGAQHPILATKARIIEIFERIGFNLSEGPEVEDDWHNFSALNFPENHPAREMQDTFFIERNPDIALRTHTSSVQVRVMENQKPPIRTLSPGRVYRNEAISARAHCVFHQVEGLYIDENVSFKDLKQTLYHFVKELFGKDTKIRFRPSYFPFTEPSVEVDISCNICKGKGCNICKYTGWVEIGGAGMVDPNVLTSSNIDPEKYSGFAFGMGIERITMLLYQINDLRLFTENDVRFLKQFKNIK from the coding sequence ATGAAAGAGAAAGTTGAAGAGCTCAAAAAAGAGATCGAAGCCTATATTGTAGAGACTGCTGAGGAATTGGAGCAGTACAGAATGAAGTTTATTAGCCGTAAATCGGTTGTTGGTGATTTATTCAATGAACTGAAAACAGCCGACCAAGAGGTGAAACGCGAGATGGGCCGTACACTGAATGAGCTGAAAAACATCGCAACAAACCGATTTAAATCGTTTGTAGATGATTTGGAGACCAAAGAAGGCAGTGAGAAATTAGCCAATGTGCCAGACCTGACTTTGCCTCCTGTAGCAGACCAATTGGGCGCACAGCACCCAATTTTGGCCACTAAGGCAAGAATCATTGAGATTTTTGAGCGTATCGGATTCAACTTGTCGGAAGGTCCTGAGGTAGAAGACGACTGGCATAACTTCTCGGCATTGAACTTTCCTGAGAATCATCCTGCGCGTGAGATGCAGGATACTTTCTTTATTGAGCGTAACCCTGATATCGCATTGCGTACGCATACTTCATCGGTGCAGGTACGTGTGATGGAAAATCAGAAGCCTCCAATCCGTACCTTGTCTCCTGGTCGTGTATATCGTAATGAGGCGATTTCAGCACGTGCACACTGTGTATTCCATCAGGTAGAAGGTTTGTACATTGATGAGAATGTATCTTTCAAAGATTTGAAGCAGACGCTTTACCATTTTGTGAAAGAGCTTTTCGGAAAAGATACCAAAATCCGTTTCCGTCCTTCTTATTTCCCATTTACTGAGCCTTCTGTGGAGGTAGATATTTCATGTAATATCTGTAAGGGAAAAGGATGTAATATCTGTAAATATACTGGTTGGGTAGAAATCGGTGGTGCAGGTATGGTTGATCCTAACGTATTGACCTCTTCAAATATTGACCCTGAGAAATATTCAGGATTTGCTTTCGGGATGGGAATCGAGCGTATCACCATGTTGTTGTATCAGATCAACGATTTGCGATTGTTTACCGAAAACGATGTCCGCTTCCTGAAGCAGTTTAAAAATATAAAATAG
- a CDS encoding glycoside hydrolase family 3 N-terminal domain-containing protein yields the protein MLKKVTLFLFTLIISHGYLFAQPTEAQKHWADSVYQHMSPKERIGQLFMVAAYSNQGKPEQQMVERLIKQYHVGGLIFFQGGPVRQTNLLNHYQSVSKTPLWVGMDAEWGVSMRLDSVPAFPRQMTLGAMPQSELVHEMGAVVADQFKALGMQIDFAPVADVNVNPKNPVIGTRSFGENTHNVESKTIAYMRGLQSNGIIANAKHFPGHGDTGKDSHYALPVIPYGRTRLDEVELKPFRGLIQAGVESIMVGHLELPKIDGRKNRPASLSDKIIKGILRDDLHFDGLVFTDALNMHAVSDNFSPGQAEVLALQAGNDVLLFPANVAKGVTAIEKALADGTLDSVEVAHKVKKILLAKAKAGLNDWQPLPTDGLVERLNTPKVKALRYKMYEQAATLVTNKDNYLPIQVLDTTKFAYLGLNSNTGHNTYYKYLNRYIEFDGYHLGKKATSAQIRSMEAKLKTYGTIVVGIHHMSRKASQRYGINREEQMMIERLQLAGHRVVVTVFGNPYAVQFMGDAEHLICAYDDVEEAHQAAAALIFGAIPAKGKLPVSAGPKFPAGTGLGTQNLRRLRCGNPESEGMDSQILNKIDSVAAETIKQKAAPGMQILVVRNGSIVFDRDYGYQTYAKKVKVQEDVVYDLASVTKVAATTQVLMYLYQQNLIDLDKKASYYLPELKGSNKEDLIIRDIISHQAGLFPYYPFWDSTMVAKRIDPKYYSVKKIKDYDVPVAKGVFGRHSLPDSLWHWAINSPLREKPADRLNKPYDYRYSDIGMYIMYQLASKLLSEPMEEFVMNNFYEPLGASTLCFNPKRKLPLSRIIPSEKDDFFRHEELRGDVNDPHAAMHGGAWGHAGLFGDAIDLAKLMQMNLQGGSFGGVRYFMPAVIDTFTAQQYTLNRRGLGWDKPHLEDPMMSSASRYASRDSYGHSGFTGTLVWVDPQYDLVYIFLSNRTYPTSRNKKLVTLNIRPTIQDFIYKSITDQQITDLYDNKL from the coding sequence ATGTTGAAAAAAGTTACTTTATTTCTCTTTACCCTGATCATATCGCATGGCTATTTGTTCGCTCAGCCCACTGAAGCACAAAAACACTGGGCCGACAGCGTTTACCAACACATGAGTCCAAAGGAAAGAATTGGGCAGTTGTTTATGGTGGCTGCCTATTCCAACCAAGGAAAGCCCGAGCAGCAGATGGTCGAGCGGCTCATCAAACAGTACCATGTCGGTGGACTGATATTCTTTCAGGGTGGACCTGTTCGTCAGACAAACCTGCTGAATCATTATCAGTCGGTCAGTAAAACGCCACTATGGGTCGGGATGGATGCCGAGTGGGGTGTCTCGATGCGACTTGATAGTGTTCCCGCTTTTCCCCGCCAAATGACTTTGGGCGCCATGCCGCAAAGTGAACTTGTGCATGAGATGGGCGCCGTGGTGGCCGATCAGTTCAAAGCCCTGGGAATGCAGATTGATTTTGCGCCTGTGGCTGATGTGAATGTTAATCCCAAAAACCCTGTGATCGGTACGCGTTCCTTCGGGGAGAATACCCATAATGTGGAAAGTAAAACCATCGCTTATATGCGAGGGCTGCAAAGCAATGGGATTATTGCCAATGCCAAGCATTTTCCTGGACATGGCGATACGGGTAAGGACTCTCATTATGCTTTGCCAGTTATTCCTTATGGCCGCACACGGCTCGATGAGGTGGAGCTGAAGCCTTTCCGCGGACTCATTCAAGCGGGGGTGGAAAGCATAATGGTGGGGCATCTGGAGTTGCCTAAAATTGATGGGCGCAAGAACCGTCCCGCATCATTATCAGATAAAATAATCAAGGGAATTTTAAGGGACGATCTGCATTTCGATGGACTGGTGTTTACCGATGCGTTGAACATGCATGCCGTATCGGATAATTTTAGTCCGGGGCAGGCGGAAGTACTTGCCTTGCAGGCGGGAAACGACGTCCTGTTATTTCCTGCCAATGTCGCCAAAGGAGTTACGGCCATTGAAAAAGCCCTCGCAGATGGCACACTGGATTCTGTAGAGGTGGCCCACAAGGTTAAAAAGATTTTGCTCGCCAAGGCAAAGGCGGGCCTGAACGACTGGCAGCCCCTGCCAACCGATGGGTTGGTAGAAAGGCTCAATACGCCAAAAGTTAAAGCCCTCCGCTATAAAATGTATGAACAGGCCGCCACCCTGGTCACTAACAAAGACAATTACCTGCCGATTCAGGTGCTGGACACCACCAAATTTGCCTATTTGGGGCTTAACAGCAATACAGGGCATAATACTTACTACAAATACCTGAACAGGTATATTGAGTTCGATGGCTACCATCTCGGGAAAAAGGCTACCTCTGCACAGATCAGGAGTATGGAGGCAAAGCTAAAAACCTATGGAACCATTGTGGTTGGCATTCACCACATGAGTCGTAAGGCGAGTCAGCGGTATGGCATCAATCGGGAAGAACAAATGATGATCGAACGGCTTCAGCTTGCTGGGCACCGCGTGGTGGTCACCGTATTTGGCAACCCTTATGCCGTACAGTTTATGGGCGATGCTGAGCACCTCATTTGTGCCTATGACGATGTGGAGGAAGCGCATCAGGCAGCAGCAGCCTTAATTTTTGGAGCGATTCCCGCCAAAGGGAAGCTGCCCGTTTCTGCGGGGCCCAAGTTCCCCGCTGGTACAGGGCTGGGGACGCAAAATCTGCGTCGGCTCAGATGCGGGAACCCTGAGTCGGAAGGAATGGACAGCCAGATATTAAACAAGATTGACAGTGTCGCTGCCGAGACTATTAAGCAAAAAGCAGCACCAGGAATGCAGATTTTGGTGGTCAGAAATGGTAGTATTGTCTTTGATCGTGATTATGGCTATCAGACTTATGCAAAAAAAGTGAAAGTACAGGAAGATGTAGTGTATGATTTGGCCTCGGTAACCAAGGTGGCGGCCACCACGCAGGTGCTGATGTATTTGTATCAGCAAAACCTGATCGACCTCGATAAAAAGGCTTCCTACTATTTGCCAGAACTCAAAGGCTCCAATAAGGAAGACCTGATCATCCGCGATATCATCAGCCATCAGGCTGGGCTGTTTCCTTATTACCCTTTCTGGGACAGCACCATGGTGGCCAAGCGCATTGATCCCAAATACTATTCCGTCAAAAAAATAAAAGATTACGATGTGCCCGTAGCCAAAGGGGTTTTTGGGCGCCACTCATTGCCAGATTCCCTCTGGCATTGGGCAATTAATTCTCCGCTGCGCGAAAAACCTGCGGACCGCCTGAACAAGCCTTACGATTACCGCTATTCGGATATTGGCATGTACATCATGTACCAGCTGGCTTCCAAATTACTTTCAGAACCGATGGAGGAATTTGTGATGAACAACTTCTATGAACCTCTCGGGGCTTCCACTTTATGTTTCAACCCAAAGCGGAAATTGCCTCTTTCAAGAATTATCCCTTCGGAGAAAGATGACTTCTTCAGGCATGAGGAATTACGGGGCGATGTGAATGATCCGCATGCCGCCATGCATGGAGGGGCCTGGGGACATGCGGGCCTTTTTGGCGATGCCATTGATCTGGCAAAGCTCATGCAGATGAACCTGCAAGGAGGTTCCTTCGGAGGGGTGCGGTACTTTATGCCTGCGGTCATTGATACCTTCACCGCACAGCAATACACGCTCAACCGACGCGGGTTGGGCTGGGACAAACCCCACCTGGAAGACCCCATGATGAGTTCCGCCTCGCGCTATGCAAGCCGCGATTCCTACGGGCATTCGGGCTTTACAGGGACGTTGGTTTGGGTAGATCCCCAATACGATTTAGTGTATATTTTCTTATCAAATAGAACCTATCCAACCTCTCGTAACAAAA
- the cysC gene encoding adenylyl-sulfate kinase produces the protein MSDNHIYPIFDTILQPKDKEQLLGQTAKVFWMVGLSGSGKSTLARALENALFEKGFKTMLLDGDNLRTGINNNLGFSQEDRTENIRRAAEVSKLFASSGLVTICSLISPTEKIRKMAKEIIGQDTFEEVFIECPIEVCEQRDVKGLYAKARKGEIKDFTGISSPFEAPTDADIVVNTAAHELNESLDLLVNYVLGKIQPAPNK, from the coding sequence ATGAGCGACAACCATATATATCCTATTTTTGACACTATTCTGCAGCCTAAAGACAAGGAGCAACTGCTTGGGCAAACCGCCAAAGTATTCTGGATGGTAGGCCTTTCAGGTTCAGGGAAAAGCACACTTGCCCGCGCCCTGGAAAATGCCCTGTTTGAAAAGGGGTTTAAAACCATGCTGCTCGATGGCGACAACCTCCGTACAGGGATCAACAATAACCTGGGCTTTTCTCAGGAAGACCGTACCGAGAATATCCGCCGTGCAGCAGAAGTATCAAAATTATTTGCCAGTTCTGGCTTGGTCACGATCTGTTCGCTGATCAGTCCAACGGAAAAAATCCGTAAGATGGCAAAGGAAATTATTGGTCAAGACACATTTGAAGAGGTATTCATTGAATGTCCTATTGAGGTCTGTGAACAACGGGATGTCAAAGGCTTGTATGCCAAAGCACGTAAAGGGGAAATTAAGGATTTTACAGGAATCAGCTCTCCTTTTGAAGCTCCGACTGATGCAGACATCGTGGTCAATACGGCGGCGCATGAGTTAAATGAAAGTCTCGACCTTTTGGTGAACTACGTACTCGGAAAAATTCAACCCGCCCCTAATAAATAA
- the cysN gene encoding sulfate adenylyltransferase subunit CysN, translating into MEQHNNSAYLNMELLRFTTAGSVDDGKSTLIGRLLYDSKSIFQDQMDAVEESSRRRGDENVNLALLTDGLRAEREQGITIDVAYRYFATPKRKFIIADTPGHIQYTRNMVTGASTANLAIILIDARKGVIEQTCRHTFIASLLGIPHIVFCINKMDLVDYSEERFHEIKAEAEAFAAKLKVKDFHFMPISALKGDNVVNRSEETPWYEGPTLLYLLENIHIGSDENLIDCRFPVQYVIRPQSDEFHDFRGYAGQVAGGVFKVGDDVAVLPSGFTSKIKTIELNGEQFEEAFAGMAATITLEDEIDISRGDMIVRVNNQPESTQDIEAMVCWMNEKGMTPNGKYALRHTSSDARCMIKEVVYKMDINTLHRMEEDKTVGMNDIAKVKIRTTKPLFIDKYETNRHTGSFILIDEATNVTVAAGMML; encoded by the coding sequence ATGGAACAGCATAATAATTCTGCTTATCTAAATATGGAATTGCTGCGGTTTACAACTGCAGGTAGTGTGGATGATGGAAAATCTACACTTATTGGTCGTCTTCTGTACGATTCAAAATCAATCTTTCAGGATCAAATGGACGCCGTGGAGGAATCTTCGCGCCGCCGTGGAGACGAAAATGTAAACCTTGCATTGCTGACGGACGGTCTGCGTGCAGAGCGTGAGCAGGGGATCACAATTGATGTGGCCTACCGTTACTTCGCAACTCCTAAGCGTAAGTTCATCATTGCCGACACACCAGGCCATATTCAGTACACTCGTAACATGGTAACGGGTGCATCAACGGCTAACTTGGCGATTATCCTGATCGATGCCCGTAAAGGTGTGATTGAACAAACTTGTCGTCATACTTTTATCGCGTCCTTATTGGGAATACCACATATCGTATTCTGTATCAATAAAATGGACTTGGTAGATTATTCTGAAGAAAGATTCCACGAAATTAAAGCGGAGGCGGAAGCTTTTGCCGCTAAATTGAAAGTGAAAGATTTTCATTTCATGCCAATTTCAGCCCTGAAAGGCGACAACGTGGTGAACCGCTCGGAAGAAACACCTTGGTATGAAGGCCCAACTTTGTTGTATCTTTTGGAGAACATTCATATTGGCTCTGATGAGAACCTGATTGATTGCCGCTTCCCTGTACAATATGTGATTCGCCCTCAGTCTGATGAATTCCACGATTTCCGTGGCTATGCTGGTCAGGTGGCTGGTGGAGTCTTCAAAGTAGGAGATGATGTTGCAGTATTGCCTTCTGGATTTACTTCGAAAATCAAAACCATTGAGTTAAATGGCGAACAGTTTGAGGAAGCTTTCGCAGGAATGGCGGCAACTATTACCTTGGAAGATGAAATAGACATCAGTCGTGGTGATATGATTGTTCGAGTGAACAATCAGCCAGAATCTACGCAGGATATTGAGGCGATGGTTTGCTGGATGAACGAGAAAGGCATGACGCCAAATGGAAAGTACGCTTTGCGTCATACTTCAAGCGATGCGCGTTGTATGATCAAAGAGGTGGTTTACAAAATGGATATCAATACACTTCACCGTATGGAAGAAGACAAAACGGTAGGAATGAATGATATCGCTAAAGTGAAAATCCGTACGACAAAGCCATTGTTTATCGATAAATATGAAACCAACCGTCATACAGGTTCTTTCATTTTGATTGATGAGGCTACAAACGTTACTGTTGCGGCAGGAATGATGTTGTAA
- a CDS encoding rhomboid family intramembrane serine protease — protein MMGRITPMVKNLLLINIAVYILTSVIHTPLSNLITNYGALRYLNSQWFLPFQVITYMFMHGGFWHIASNMLGLFFLAPLLEQVWGPKKFLIYYMACGIGAGILYAGAGSVESMYVNKNINSYLSIEHPTPQQYNDVVDILDRHADNYINIPGLRDLYYDYSEQGASQSNFERDSKRIMFKVSEVYKASRDRFQLIGASGAIFGIILAFGMMFPNLELMLLFPPIPIKAKYFALMYGAYELFRGVNQSPGDNVAHFAHIAGMIVGFIILRQWKKQHGSFY, from the coding sequence ATGATGGGAAGAATCACTCCTATGGTGAAAAACCTGCTGCTGATCAATATCGCAGTATATATTCTAACCAGTGTCATCCACACCCCACTTTCTAACCTGATCACCAACTATGGTGCCCTTCGCTATCTGAACAGCCAGTGGTTCCTTCCTTTTCAGGTGATCACTTATATGTTTATGCACGGAGGCTTCTGGCATATCGCCTCCAACATGCTCGGGCTGTTTTTTCTCGCCCCGCTATTGGAACAGGTGTGGGGACCAAAAAAATTCCTTATTTATTATATGGCCTGTGGTATAGGTGCCGGGATTCTTTATGCCGGTGCGGGTTCTGTGGAATCTATGTATGTCAATAAAAACATCAACTCCTACCTTTCTATTGAACATCCCACACCCCAACAATACAATGATGTGGTGGACATACTTGATCGGCATGCTGATAATTATATCAATATTCCTGGTCTGCGCGATCTTTATTATGACTACAGCGAACAAGGCGCCAGCCAGTCTAATTTTGAAAGAGACAGCAAACGGATCATGTTTAAGGTGAGTGAGGTTTACAAAGCAAGCAGGGACCGTTTCCAGCTTATTGGAGCTTCAGGCGCTATTTTCGGTATTATCCTCGCTTTCGGCATGATGTTCCCCAACCTCGAACTCATGTTACTGTTCCCCCCTATCCCCATCAAAGCAAAGTATTTTGCCCTCATGTATGGGGCCTATGAACTCTTCAGGGGCGTCAATCAATCGCCGGGAGATAATGTTGCTCACTTTGCGCATATCGCCGGGATGATTGTTGGATTTATTATATTACGACAGTGGAAAAAGCAACATGGCAGTTTTTATTAA